A portion of the Raphanus sativus cultivar WK10039 unplaced genomic scaffold, ASM80110v3 Scaffold3903, whole genome shotgun sequence genome contains these proteins:
- the LOC130507013 gene encoding uncharacterized protein At1g43920, Chloroplastic-like, with product MENDSIMSSINSSSNSTARVAKDRGIPTRCKCGEAVSCYTSRTVRNPGRLFHCCLMGSEKDKTHLFKWTDKSVVEEIEDFEDLFDVLLVDNSEFQRSMRACEAMLKRHESKIDEMEYAVARSEEKTIKCITELKMTKALFLCCLVMVLMYITYA from the exons ATGGAGAACGACTCAATCATGAGTTCGATCAATTCTTCTTCCAATTCAACAGCTCGAGTAGCCAAAGACCGCGGAATTCCCACACGATGCAAGTGCGGTGAGGCTGTGTCGTGTTACACCTCGAGAACCGTTAGAAATCCGGGAAGATTATTCCATTGTTGTCTGATGGGATCTGAGAAG GACAAAACCCACTTGTTCAAATGGACTGATAAGTCAGTTGTTGAGGAGATTGAAGACTTCGAAGACCTGTTTGACGTCCTCCTCGTTGACAATTCTGAATTTCAGAGATCAATGAGAGCTTGTGAGGCAATGCTGAAACGCCATGAGAGTAAAATTGATGAGATGGAATATGCTGTTGCACGTAGCGAAGAGAAGACCATTAAATGCATTACCGAGTTAAAGATGACAAAAGCTTTGTTTCTGTGTTGTTTGGTGATGGTCCTCATGTACATTACCTATGCATGA